One window from the genome of Aeromonas sp. FDAARGOS 1405 encodes:
- the galE gene encoding UDP-glucose 4-epimerase GalE, protein MNVLVTGGCGYIGSHTSLALQAAGMTPVVVDNLCNSKRSVLTRVAAISGQQPVFYQGDIRDAALLDRIFAEQQIDAVIHFAALKAVGESTRIPLDYYENNLGGTLTLLQAMKRAGVHNLVFSSSATVYGDPATLPIREDFPRSATNPYGRSKLIIEEILEDLQLAEPHWSMTLLRYFNPVGAHESGTMGEDPQGIPNNLMPYITQVAIGRRDCLSVFGNDYPTVDGTGVRDYIHVMDLAEGHVKALQHCANKGGVHTYNLGTGQGQSVLQLVAAFSAACGKPLPFRIEPRRPGDIAACWADPAKAERELGWQATRGIDAMCADSWRWQSANPNGYEE, encoded by the coding sequence ATGAACGTTCTGGTCACCGGCGGCTGCGGATATATCGGCAGCCACACCTCTCTGGCCCTGCAAGCCGCAGGCATGACCCCGGTCGTGGTGGACAACCTCTGCAACAGCAAGCGCAGCGTGTTGACTCGAGTCGCCGCTATCAGCGGCCAGCAACCCGTGTTCTATCAAGGGGATATTCGCGATGCCGCCCTGCTGGACCGGATCTTCGCCGAGCAGCAGATCGACGCAGTAATCCACTTTGCCGCCCTCAAGGCGGTCGGCGAGTCGACCCGCATTCCACTGGATTACTACGAGAACAACCTCGGCGGCACCCTCACCCTGCTGCAGGCGATGAAACGGGCCGGGGTGCACAATCTGGTGTTCAGCTCCTCGGCCACCGTCTACGGCGATCCCGCCACTCTGCCGATCCGTGAGGATTTCCCCCGCAGCGCTACCAACCCCTACGGTCGCTCCAAGCTGATCATCGAGGAGATCCTCGAGGATCTGCAGCTGGCCGAGCCCCACTGGAGCATGACCCTGCTGCGCTACTTCAATCCGGTCGGCGCCCACGAATCGGGCACCATGGGTGAAGACCCGCAAGGTATCCCCAACAACCTGATGCCCTATATCACCCAGGTGGCCATCGGCCGTCGCGACTGCCTGTCGGTTTTTGGAAACGATTACCCAACTGTGGATGGCACCGGCGTGCGCGACTACATCCACGTGATGGATCTCGCCGAGGGGCACGTCAAGGCACTGCAACACTGCGCCAACAAGGGTGGCGTGCACACCTACAACCTGGGCACAGGTCAGGGCCAGAGTGTGTTGCAGCTGGTCGCCGCTTTCTCCGCCGCCTGTGGCAAGCCGCTGCCGTTTCGCATCGAACCGCGTCGCCCTGGTGACATCGCCGCCTGCTGGGCCGATCCGGCCAAGGCAGAGCGGGAACTGGGCTGGCAGGCGACCCGGGGCATAGACGCCATGTGCGCCGACAGCTGGCGCTGGCAATCGGCCAACCCGAACGGTTACGAGGAGTAG
- a CDS encoding substrate-binding domain-containing protein, which produces MSTIKDVARLANVSVATVSRVMNNSPKASAASREVVQKAMAELGYTPNANARALVSQTCDTMGVVVGDVADPFFGALVKGVSGIAVEQNLHLLMGNGFHKARQEREAIELLIGKRCEALVVHSKALSDEELCDYAMRVPGMVLINRDIPALKGRCIALNNRLGAATATRHLIELGHRHIAFISSDHAIEDATLRLQGYQDGLMEAGLAADPELIESGTPNEEGGERAMLNLLAKGLKVTAVVAYNDAMAAGAISVLADNGLRVPEEVSVVGFDDIIYARYLRPKLSTMRYPIELMAAQAAKLAIQLAAGESDATQSRIYTPTLINRHSVAPVRAG; this is translated from the coding sequence ATGAGCACCATCAAGGATGTCGCCCGTTTGGCCAATGTGTCGGTGGCAACGGTTTCACGGGTGATGAACAACTCCCCCAAGGCCAGCGCCGCATCTCGCGAAGTGGTGCAGAAGGCCATGGCCGAACTGGGCTACACCCCCAACGCCAACGCGCGGGCACTGGTCAGCCAGACCTGCGACACCATGGGGGTAGTGGTCGGTGACGTGGCGGATCCCTTCTTCGGCGCACTGGTGAAGGGGGTCTCCGGCATCGCCGTCGAGCAGAACCTTCACCTGCTGATGGGTAACGGTTTTCACAAGGCGCGTCAGGAGCGTGAAGCGATCGAGCTGCTGATCGGCAAGCGTTGCGAGGCGCTGGTGGTGCACAGCAAGGCGCTGAGCGACGAGGAACTGTGCGATTACGCCATGCGGGTGCCCGGCATGGTGTTGATCAACCGCGATATTCCTGCCCTCAAGGGGCGCTGCATCGCCCTCAACAACCGGCTTGGTGCGGCCACGGCAACTCGCCACCTGATCGAACTGGGTCACCGCCATATTGCCTTTATCAGCTCGGATCACGCCATTGAGGATGCCACCTTGCGCCTGCAGGGTTATCAGGATGGACTGATGGAAGCGGGTCTGGCAGCCGATCCCGAGCTTATCGAGAGCGGCACGCCGAACGAGGAGGGGGGCGAGCGCGCCATGCTCAATCTGCTTGCCAAGGGGCTCAAGGTGACCGCTGTGGTTGCCTATAACGATGCCATGGCGGCGGGCGCCATCTCCGTGCTGGCGGACAACGGCCTGCGAGTGCCGGAGGAGGTCTCGGTGGTGGGCTTCGATGACATCATCTATGCCAGATATCTGCGCCCCAAGCTCTCCACCATGCGCTATCCCATCGAGCTGATGGCGGCCCAGGCGGCCAAGCTGGCCATTCAGCTGGCGGCGGGGGAGAGTGACGCGACCCAGAGCCGGATCTATACCCCCACCCTGATCAATCGCCACTCGGTGGCACCGGTTCGGGCCGGATAG
- a CDS encoding beta-galactosidase yields the protein MLREIVARQDWQTQAITSVNRLAAHTPMFSWRSEADARGDLASSSRLLLDGEWRFSFFAAPELVPESWLAQDLVDACPITVPGNWQLDAAYPAARPLTDGPIYTNIKYPFPCDPPRVPADNPTGCYSREFELPADWLASGQSRIIFDGVSSAFYLFCNGRWVGYSQDSRLPAEFDLTPYLQAGRNRLAVLVLRWSDGSYLEDQDMWWLSGIFRSVSLLHKPSRYLMDMRVTPELDACYRDGRLKIALQVANGAGLSVEANLYDGSERVVTLRQPIGTQAIDEKGAYDDRAEFWLDVAAPRKWSAETPHLYRLTLTLLDEQGRAIESEACDVGFRVVEIRGGLLLVNGQPLLIRGANRHEHHPAKGYAIDRATMERDLLLMKRHNFNAVRCSHYPNHPDFYRLCDRLGLYVVDEANLETHGMTPMGRLARDPAWSNAFLERATRMVARDFNNPSIIIWSLGNESGYGPAHDAMYGWIKRSDPSRPVQYEGGGADTPATDIICPMYARTHQDQPFLAVPKWALAKWIGLPGEHRPLILCEYAHAMGNSLGGYAHYWQAFRDHPRLQGGFVWDWVDQGLDKYTADGRHYWGYGGDFGDVQNDRQFCCNGLLFPDRTPHPALCEAKRAQQPFHFTLLEHTPLRVRIESEYLFRETDNERLCWQLCENGHVQQQGDVSLELAPQGVVELTLSEALPTFAAGSLAWLDLAIVQPQATPWSQADHKVARQQFTLPTPLALPAPAAAATLSEQPDGWRITAANSQWWLDKQSGRITSWQKSGQEQLLAPIMDHFYRAPLDNDIGTSEADHADPGSWIALWQGCGLGQWQHRCLGLAVAGGDIRVSHGYFHRDELLLVSHWHHRFTDDGAMSLEIETELAQVLPSLPRIGLLLHLAEVPARAEWLGRGPHENYPDRLLGADLGRWSLPLEAMHTPYIFPSDNGLRCDTRQLQLGSTTVSGSFHFSASRFSQQQLAAARHQSDLVAEEGLWVCLDGAHMGVGGDDSWSQSVRPEYQLLEHRYRWGCTLC from the coding sequence ATGCTCAGGGAGATAGTGGCGCGTCAGGATTGGCAGACTCAGGCCATTACATCGGTAAACCGGCTGGCTGCCCATACCCCCATGTTCAGCTGGCGCAGCGAAGCGGATGCCAGGGGGGATCTGGCCTCTTCCTCCCGTCTCTTGCTCGATGGCGAGTGGCGCTTCTCCTTCTTTGCCGCTCCCGAATTGGTGCCCGAGAGCTGGCTGGCGCAGGATCTGGTGGATGCTTGCCCCATTACAGTGCCGGGCAACTGGCAGCTGGATGCCGCCTATCCAGCTGCGCGGCCGCTCACCGATGGCCCCATCTACACCAATATCAAGTACCCCTTTCCCTGCGATCCACCGCGAGTGCCGGCAGACAATCCTACTGGCTGCTACTCCCGCGAGTTCGAGCTGCCCGCCGACTGGCTGGCCAGCGGCCAGAGCCGGATCATCTTTGACGGGGTGAGCAGTGCCTTCTATCTCTTCTGCAACGGCCGCTGGGTCGGCTACTCCCAGGACAGCCGGCTGCCCGCCGAATTCGATCTGACTCCTTATCTGCAAGCCGGTCGCAACCGGCTGGCGGTGCTGGTGCTGCGCTGGTCCGATGGCTCCTATCTGGAAGATCAGGATATGTGGTGGCTGTCAGGGATCTTCCGCTCCGTCAGCCTGCTGCACAAACCGTCCCGTTATCTTATGGATATGCGGGTGACCCCCGAGCTGGATGCCTGCTATCGGGATGGCCGTCTCAAGATTGCACTGCAGGTAGCCAATGGGGCTGGTCTGTCGGTAGAGGCCAATCTCTATGACGGTAGCGAGCGGGTCGTGACCCTGCGCCAGCCAATCGGCACCCAAGCTATTGATGAAAAAGGGGCGTATGACGATCGCGCCGAGTTCTGGCTCGACGTGGCTGCGCCGCGCAAGTGGAGCGCCGAGACGCCTCATCTCTATCGCCTGACCCTGACCCTGCTGGACGAGCAGGGCCGCGCCATCGAGAGTGAGGCGTGCGATGTGGGCTTTCGGGTGGTGGAGATCCGTGGTGGCCTGCTGCTGGTCAACGGCCAGCCGCTGCTGATCCGTGGTGCCAACCGTCACGAACACCACCCCGCCAAAGGGTATGCCATTGATCGCGCCACCATGGAGCGGGATCTGCTGCTGATGAAGCGCCATAACTTCAACGCGGTGCGCTGCTCCCATTATCCCAACCACCCCGACTTCTATCGCCTGTGCGATCGGCTCGGCCTCTATGTGGTGGACGAGGCGAATCTGGAGACCCACGGCATGACCCCCATGGGGCGGCTGGCGCGGGATCCCGCCTGGAGTAACGCCTTTCTGGAGCGGGCGACCCGCATGGTGGCACGGGATTTCAACAACCCCTCGATCATCATCTGGTCGCTGGGCAACGAGTCGGGTTACGGCCCGGCCCACGATGCCATGTATGGCTGGATCAAGCGCAGCGACCCGAGCCGCCCGGTGCAGTACGAGGGGGGTGGGGCCGATACCCCGGCCACCGACATCATCTGCCCCATGTATGCCAGAACCCATCAGGATCAACCCTTCCTGGCGGTGCCCAAGTGGGCGCTGGCCAAGTGGATCGGCCTGCCCGGCGAGCACCGGCCGTTGATCCTCTGCGAATATGCCCACGCCATGGGCAACAGTCTGGGGGGCTACGCCCACTACTGGCAGGCGTTTCGCGATCATCCACGCCTGCAAGGCGGGTTTGTCTGGGATTGGGTCGATCAGGGGCTCGACAAATACACCGCCGATGGCCGCCACTACTGGGGCTATGGCGGCGACTTCGGTGATGTGCAAAACGATCGCCAGTTCTGCTGCAACGGTCTGCTGTTCCCGGATCGTACCCCCCATCCTGCCCTGTGCGAGGCGAAGCGTGCCCAGCAGCCGTTCCACTTCACCCTGCTCGAGCACACCCCGCTGCGGGTGCGGATCGAGAGCGAATACCTGTTCCGGGAAACCGACAACGAGCGGCTTTGCTGGCAGCTGTGCGAGAACGGTCATGTGCAGCAGCAGGGGGACGTTTCCCTTGAGCTGGCGCCACAGGGGGTGGTCGAGTTGACCCTGAGCGAGGCGTTGCCCACCTTTGCGGCAGGTTCACTGGCCTGGCTCGATCTGGCCATCGTTCAGCCGCAGGCCACCCCCTGGTCGCAGGCGGATCACAAGGTCGCCCGTCAGCAGTTCACCCTGCCGACCCCCCTTGCTCTGCCTGCTCCCGCCGCTGCCGCCACCCTGAGCGAGCAGCCGGATGGCTGGCGGATCACCGCCGCAAACAGCCAGTGGTGGCTCGACAAGCAGAGCGGCCGTATCACCAGTTGGCAAAAATCGGGGCAGGAGCAGCTGCTGGCGCCGATCATGGATCACTTCTATCGGGCGCCGCTCGACAACGACATCGGCACCAGCGAAGCGGATCACGCCGACCCTGGCTCCTGGATTGCCCTCTGGCAGGGCTGTGGTCTCGGTCAGTGGCAGCACCGCTGTCTGGGGCTCGCGGTCGCCGGAGGGGATATCCGTGTCAGCCATGGCTACTTCCACCGCGATGAGCTGCTGCTGGTGAGTCACTGGCATCACCGCTTTACCGACGATGGCGCCATGAGCCTGGAGATAGAGACCGAGCTGGCGCAGGTGCTGCCTTCGCTACCGCGGATCGGTCTGTTGCTCCATCTGGCCGAGGTACCGGCGCGAGCAGAATGGCTGGGGCGTGGCCCTCATGAGAACTATCCGGATCGCCTGTTGGGCGCCGATCTGGGGCGCTGGAGTTTGCCGCTGGAGGCGATGCATACCCCTTACATCTTCCCGAGCGACAACGGCTTGCGCTGCGATACCCGCCAGTTGCAGTTGGGCAGCACGACGGTGAGCGGCAGCTTCCATTTCAGTGCCAGCCGCTTCAGTCAGCAACAGCTGGCCGCTGCTCGTCACCAGAGCGATCTGGTGGCAGAGGAGGGGCTGTGGGTCTGTCTCGATGGTGCTCACATGGGAGTGGGCGGAGATGACTCCTGGAGCCAGAGCGTGCGTCCCGAGTATCAACTGCTCGAGCATCGTTACCGTTGGGGCTGCACTCTCTGTTAA
- the mglB gene encoding galactose/glucose ABC transporter substrate-binding protein MglB — MKKLTTVAALLMGMMAGANAQADTRIGVTVYKYDDNFMAVVRKAIEKEAAATPGVELLMNDSQNDQSKQNDQIDVLLAKGVKALAINLVDPAAAPVVIEKARGEDIPVVFYNKEPSATDLASYDKAYYVGTDSKESGIIQGQLIAKHWKAHPEWDLNKDGVIQFVLLKGEPGHPDAEARTSYVVKTLNDGGVKTEQLHMDTGMWDTAMAKDKMDAWISGPNANKIEVVIANNDGMAMGAVESLKAQGKTAIPVFGVDALPEALAMVKSGAMAGTVLNDAANQAKATFELTKNLAEGKPAGEGTKWNIVDKVVRVAYVGVDKDNLSQFE; from the coding sequence ATGAAAAAACTGACCACAGTTGCCGCCCTGCTGATGGGCATGATGGCTGGAGCCAATGCCCAGGCTGACACCCGTATCGGGGTAACCGTCTACAAGTACGACGACAACTTCATGGCGGTCGTGCGCAAGGCCATCGAGAAGGAGGCGGCAGCCACTCCGGGGGTGGAACTGCTGATGAACGACTCCCAGAACGACCAGTCCAAGCAGAACGACCAGATCGACGTGCTGCTGGCCAAAGGGGTGAAGGCGCTGGCCATCAACCTGGTTGACCCCGCTGCGGCACCGGTGGTGATTGAGAAAGCCCGTGGCGAAGATATCCCGGTGGTCTTCTACAACAAGGAGCCAAGCGCTACCGATCTGGCCAGCTACGACAAGGCCTACTACGTGGGTACCGACTCCAAGGAGTCAGGGATCATCCAGGGTCAGCTGATTGCCAAACACTGGAAAGCCCATCCGGAGTGGGATCTGAACAAGGATGGCGTGATCCAGTTCGTGCTGCTGAAAGGGGAGCCGGGCCACCCGGATGCCGAAGCGCGCACCTCCTACGTGGTCAAGACCCTGAACGATGGCGGCGTCAAGACTGAACAACTGCATATGGATACCGGTATGTGGGATACCGCCATGGCGAAAGACAAGATGGACGCCTGGATCTCCGGCCCCAACGCCAACAAGATCGAAGTGGTCATCGCCAACAACGACGGCATGGCAATGGGCGCAGTCGAATCACTGAAAGCACAGGGCAAGACTGCCATTCCGGTGTTCGGCGTCGATGCGCTGCCGGAAGCGCTGGCCATGGTCAAGAGCGGTGCCATGGCGGGTACCGTGCTGAACGATGCGGCCAACCAGGCCAAAGCCACCTTCGAGCTGACCAAGAACCTGGCTGAAGGCAAACCGGCCGGTGAAGGCACCAAGTGGAATATCGTCGACAAGGTTGTACGTGTTGCCTACGTCGGTGTGGATAAAGACAACCTGTCCCAATTCGAGTAA